The Puntigrus tetrazona isolate hp1 chromosome 9, ASM1883169v1, whole genome shotgun sequence genome includes the window GCACATCCTCCATCATTAAGGGGTTTTCCCCATGCTACTGTAATTGAAGTCTTGGTGGTATCAACAACGTGTGCATGCATAGGTGAGCCAGGTTTGTATTTGGGATCACAAGCCTTGTAGTATGAAGTTGGCAAGCTTGGTTCTCCAATTCcagctgcattttcagctgaCACTCTAAATTCATACTCATGGTCCTCAATTAGGCCATGAACTCTGAAACATACATCAGTTACTTTTTGTCTGTTGCACCTTGTCCATCTTATTCCAGACCTGTCTCTCTTCTCAATGATATAGCCAAGAATTTCACTTCCACCATCTGTATCTGGTGCACTCCAGCAAATAGTCATAGAGTCCTTTGCGATATTTGTTACCTCGATAATTTGTGGTGATCCAGGGTGACTAAATGGATCTTTCATTATTACAGATGGTGCTTCAATTGGCTCACCAACACCATAACTGTTTGCAGCCATGACACGGAATATATATTCATTACCTTCCAGGAGCTTTGACACCTTGTATGTTGTAGTTTTGCAATCATTACAGACTACAGTCCAAGCAAGTCGACTTGTCTCCCGTCTCTCAATAATGTAATGAGTGATAGTGTTTCCTCCATCATCTAGTGGAGCACGCCATATCAGTGTGCATTTATCACTGGACACACCTGTGACATGAAGAGGCCCTTCTGGTGGACCTGGTTTATCAAGTACTTTCACATGGAATTGAACGGTCTGAGATCCGCAACATTAGTGAGCTGAAGAGTATAATTTCCACCATCTTGTCTTACTGCATCTTTCACTATAATCAAAGCTCTGTTGTCAGTGTTCTTGATGTCACATCTAATTGTGTTTTCAAGCTCCTTGTCATTCTTAAACCACTGAATTGAAGGAAGTGGCTTACCATGAACGTCTGCATCAAGTTTGAATGTATGACCTGCATTCACAATTACAGTCTGGGTGTACTCTGGGTCAATAGAGAACTTTGGTGGCTCTACCTCATCCAATGCAGCAATAGGTCCACTGTTGTATGATGGTTTACTGATAGTGCCAACTGCATTCTTTGCAATTACCCTAAAGTCGTACTTGGCACCTTCTGTGAGCCCAGTGACTGTAAAATTTGTTTCAATAACATTTGTGAAACTTGCTTTCATCCAGCGCCCTTCAGGAAGATCACGTTTCTCAACAGTATAACCAGTGATAACACTTCCACCATCATACTCTGGCTTTGTCCATTGGATAGTTATTGAATTTTTAGTCACATGAACGGCTTCTGGGGTTCCAGTAGGATCACATGGATCACGAGCAACAAAGCCCTCTGAGATTTTGCTGCATCTGCCAATGCCAAcaatattttcagcatataCTCTGAACTCATATTCAACACACTTTCTCTAAAGGACTCGTTTTGAATTTTGTTTCTTGAATCAGTGTCTTATTTATCTTTGTCCAAAGAATGCTGTTTCTCTCCTTCCTTTCAAGATGATATCCAATAATGGTGCTGCCTCCATCTGAAACTGGCTCATTCCACTCAACAACCATATGGTCCTTTGATAGGCCGCGATACAAATGGAGTTCCTGGTGGTCCTGGTTCTCTATATGGATACTGAGCAACGACATTTGAAGAGTCCAGAGCATAGCTCTTGCCATACCTGTTCTGAGCAATGATTCTAAATTGATATTCAGCACCAGTCTTCAGTCGTATGACTTTAATTGTTGTTCTTGCTAATGAAATTGCAACATTCTCCCAAGTCGTTGAAGTTGTATCTCTTTTTTGCACAATATAATTGGAAATTGGGCAACCACCAGTATACTTTGGAGGATCCCATGACAATGTAACACTTGAAACAGTTATCTCATCAAATCGTACAGGACCAGTTGGTGGGCCAGGTTTATCAAGAGTGATGATTTCAATGGTAGCATCCTTTTGTCCAACAACGTTGGACACATTTATTCCATACAAGCCACCATCTTCTCTTGCTGCTTCTTTGATTACTAAGGACAGTGCTGTATGCAGTATTAGAAATGTTAACCCTTGTTGTGAATTTGAGGGCTGCACCATCCTTTGTCCATGTAACCTTTGGCTTTGGACGACCAGAAACTGGGATTTCAGCTGGAAGGTCCTTTCCAACAAGAACACTGTAGTTGCTAAATGCGGGTCTTACATCAGGCCCAAAGACGAGGTCCTTGGCTTGGACAGGGACAGCAAGTATTCTTGGgtcactttttcctttttcattacTTCTAAGTACTACTGAAAATGTACTCTCTCCAGGGTTCAAATTACTGATTACAGCTTCCAGTGTTTTTACATTGGAACATCCAGACTATTTATCATTACCCTTGACCTGCATTTCAACAAGGTATTAAAGAATTCTACTGCCACCCATCATGGAATAGGTTTTTCCCAAGAAAGAGACACACTGTTTTTTAGTAACACTACAACACTTAATTTTCCAGGACACTGTGGCGTCTCTGAGAGAACCTTCAAAGGATCTGTGATATCAGCAGGTAGCTATACCATGTTCATTTTCTGCTCAAACACTTGACCAGTAACTGCAGCCTTCTGAAGTGGTTNNNNNNNNNNNNNNNNNNNNNNNNNNNNNNNNNNNNNNNNNNNNNNNNNNNNNNNNNNNNNNNNNNNNNNNNNNNNNNNNNNNNNNNNNNNNNNNNNNNNTATGACCTGTAGATGTTACTACACCTGCAAGGAGTTAAACCaggaaaattaatttgaataagtATGATTTAGAAAGTCACACACCTCCTGTGCAGCAAGATCTAGCTGGTAATTGGTTAGCACCCTTATGCTGTGGGCCGGTTTTTCTGCAGCAGGACCGAGGACTGGCCTGTGAGTACAAGAAAAGCTCAGCAAATCCAAAACATAGAGCCAGTAATACAAaccagtccagagcattcagaacCTAGCACTGGGCAGAAGATTCACCTTCAACCTGAGATGCTCTTTCATCAAAAGCTACACTTGACATGCATTCAATAACTGTAAATGGGAAATGAGAGAATACCAATGACGCTGCACTGAACCTGTCTGGACCCCAGGATTGTGTAGAGGTGATCAGGGTCTCAAATACAGACTCTGGAATGTTGACTTGTGAACATGAAAGCCCTGAGTAAAGTATGAACATCCGGTTAAATTTgacaaatgtgtgcggagaggaTCAGCTTCTGCTGCATCACACACTTGCTGCAAGGGGACACTTTGCAATCTCTAATATAGGAAACAATCCTCTTTGTTGAATGAGCCTTAACTCTGTAGAGGTGTAAACGGCTGCACACCTGCGTAGGCCGGAGCAAATAACATTCCCCACCCAATGTGACATCATTTGTCCAGAGGACAGAGATAGCAAACGTAAGCTGTGCACGGCCTAATGCAGTGGACATAAATCTGAATCGTGTGGACACAGTAAGAGCCATGCTTTTTCTCCAGTGTTTTAATTTAAGGAAGGGCCAGAAGCGCTTCTGCAGAATGGACTGGATATATGGCGAAAATGGGGACTTTAGGGATGCAAAATAGATTTGACCAGTCCAGAGGACCACAGAAGTCTAGAAAGCAGACGCATGCAAGGCTGACAGAGCCTACAAATCCCAGTTCTTCCTCAGAGCAAGCAATGATCATGAGAAAAACCATCAGCAGAGTCAGAAACTCTGACCCTTATGCTGGCGTGAGTAGTTCAAAGCGGGCTCCAAAAAACCCAGACCCTTTGGGCACTCCAGGATGTCATGTGCATGATGACGCTGTCACTCTGAGTGCGCTTTCTCCTGCTGAGCTCATGAATGTGGAATTGTAGACTGGGGAGGTGCTTGCCACAGAAACATCTACAAATGGAAGAACAGAGCTATCAGTGACATGTAAATTGATAACTATTTCTCTTGCAGGAATTCCCAGGAGCATTTGAAACAACCTGGCAGTGAACTGCAGAGTCCCAGAATTAGAGACCTGCAATCCAGCCGAGGAGTACCGGGTCTCGCGAGACTCGGCACAACCCAGTGCGGCGCCAGGGCGGGAAATTTGATATGTGAGCAGGTGCAGGCGTGGAGTCCTACGTGGTGTGCGGGTTGCGGGAGAATAAAAATTATTCAGGACTccataaaatggaaatatcttaaaattaaattgttaaaaaagaaataaaatattatttatctgctgtgACAAAGCcaacaagaacaactcaaaatagctgtaaattctcacgtggttcttgcCGAACAGCACTCAAAGACCATAGACCACTGAGGCCAAAATGTCTGAAGAAGTATGGCACAGGTGGAGCGCTAAAAGGTTGCAGATATTAGTTCTATTATTGTAGAAAGAACATACAGAACTAAGAAGCCAAACAAAGAAATCCGATGTTTGGAAATGTTCTTTCTATAGTATGTGATGGTGCATGGAAAACACCTTCCCTTTGCAGAGCTGCGAAGCAAATGCAGCAAAATGCTTgcatacagcagccacaagtcctggaacttcaggtctgagcgtcatgtgtgcacagttttaatgtttatggCGCCGGCGGGAGCGGGAGCAAAACCTTGAATAATGCGGGGCGTGGAGCGAGAAAaaaatttatgtgtgtgttgcagGAGTGGCGAGAGCGGGGCAGGGGACTTTGGCAGAGTGGGACTGGAAAATCTGTCGCAAGGCGAGTCTCTCAGCCCTGGAATGGTGTAAATGCTTCCAACCtttgaaaaaaagcaatatataaagCAATACATTTGCTTTGTCTGGCTGAGAAACTCCAGAACTCTCAAACCTGAGAGGCCAAACTCCTGGTTGATCCTTGTTAATAGACATTGGCCAGTGACTCCTGGGGAGAACAGTGATTGAATGGAAATGCCTTAGGACATAGCCTCCCAGCCACGTATGGGCTCTCTTTAAGCGTCAAGATCTAAGGAAGCTGGAGGCAGAGAAACCTGCACCCTTGTTTGGTCTAAAGAAACACCCAAATTGCACTAGGACATAGTAGCCACTGGGATGGAGGATGTAGTTTCAGGGCTAAAGTGTTTGACCATCATTTGAGACAATTAATGTGCTGTTTAACAAGATAAACTCTCTAGATCCCTTTGGCTTTGGACGGGAGTCCTCCAAGGGCGCACTCCCATAAAGTGTCCTTGTATGTTCCAGAAAGCTTCAGTGCCCTCTGGGATCTGGGGAGGGGAGCTAACTCCCATCAAATATTAGGTTATAGTGGCCCAACTCCACCATCGAAGAAGAGAATTTATTTATACTTCATTCCTAGTCAAGTGGAACTTGCAATTCCAGCATCAACAAATATATGAATAGTCCACGGTAGTGTAGACCACGGAATTGGAAATGCAGAGGGCGAGATGCAGACTGTATCCTTGCAGCCTTCTTGTATAGTTCCCACAGCCCAGGGAGAGGGTCTCCATGCTGCCAATTTCTCTAAAAGGAGACAGACTGCTTGAGCACTTTGTTTTGCTGTAGaggaattttaaatgtttggtgTCCTAAACCTTGTGCACTTAAGAAACAACCCCGGTGTCATAACATCTCTACAGATCACTATATACAGAAAATGCCAGAGGCTGGCGGAAGTTGTACAGTCATCCCCAGAAGAGCGCTGAGAAGGGCCCTTCCTCTCTATTGGAGTTTCCTTTGGCCTTCCCTGAGTACAGACACACGTCCATTTTTGAGTCATAATGACTGCCAACACATTAACACTAAACACTTAGGGGAAAACTTGAAAGCTTTTATTCAGACACTGTTTACCTCCACTGTGTTCAGACAAAGCATAACTATCATCCTGATATACTCACCAAAACACTTGCGTGGGCGTAGGCAGTACCAGTGCATGATCCTACTGCATGAAACCTCTCCCTATCAGTGTTGCTCTTAATATGCATTTGGCAGGAGCACTGACCTCTCAAGTGATAATGCAACCACAGAAGAGAGATAGTCTGCTAGCATCTCTTACACCTGGGGGGAATCATCATGGAGCCATGTATCTTTAAACTCCAACGTCTCAAATAATTTAAGGTAAAAGAGACACAAATTCAGAAATAAGTATAGCTCACTTCATGAAATAATTTCTCTATCAGTAGAGAGTCAccaagaagaaggagaagaccAAAGATGTGAGGTTCCTTTCCCTGCCATCCTGACAGAAACTGCGTCACATCTAGTTTGGAGCAGTTGAGGTTCTCTTTGGGCCAAGCCTCCACGACTTCCATCGCCCTTGGAATGCAAGAGCAGCATGCTCTTCCCCAATTCTACTCCACACACAAACTAATCCTAATCCACTCTAGTCCCACAATCAGAGATGAGCCATACTGCAAGGAGTCGCACATCTcttgcaaattaactcaaaatgaaaagtaaGCTTTAAATCTGTACATTTACACTGTCTCTCTTTCATTTACTGCTTTCAGCACATGACCCTTCCTTCCTTCAAATATACATTTCccaatagaattaaaaaaaaaaataaataaatacaaagcagCAATTACCATTTTTCTCCTGTTAGTTAGTACCTAATGAGAATCAAAGCAAACTCTTCTGCAGAGACGTAGAAccaaacagattttttaaatggcatactttgaataaaaaagaataagagCTTAAGAggttaaatgatttattttaaataaatactgagtGAATGAGCCTTCAGTCTGGCtgtttttaatagcatttatataaaagaacTTTAAAGTGATGATTTTGATTCAGGGTTTCAACTGGAAAAAGGGCGGGCGACTATAATTCAAATGGGTATATCTTTAAAACCATTCAAGATTTCACTTTGGTTTCCTCTCTTTCTATTGATAcaaaaatctcaattttgagAAATTTGGGTCAATGTGACTCATTTTGCTATCAGGTAACATATGATGCCGTCTAAATAACGCACTTGAGTCATGTACAAGCTGTGTGTGCAAAGATAAGATCCTATCTTTTAAAgaagttttaaatgaatttttaagtCTCAAATCCAAGAAACATATctctttttataaaatttaagaCCTTTTTAAAATGGCTCATTTAAAACCTCGCCGCTCTCCATGTCTCACGTCTACTGTGGATTTATTTACATAACACACTGCCAGGACTGTGTAGTCGCTGGTGCTGTGTTCTAACTTAGAATTACTATTAGCAGAATGTCTAAGTGTGCTATCGAAGTAAAGTGTACTCACAGCAAGAGTGGATGTAATTCTGTGGAAATGTTCATGGGTGGCCCAACCAGGCGCAGGATTCAACTCTATGAAATATTTCTAgagaaaaacttaaaatgtacagCGTCCctcatccaacctgacagaactTGGAGAGATGAAGAGGTAGGAAAAACCTATCGCATCATACCCCCAAAAATTTTAGGCTGTGAGGTGTATCAACTAAATACTGAGTTGGGAAGGGTGAATCACTGgtaaatgtgctttattttaagtgttttgtttttacagttaagCTATCCACCGACCAGTTTTTTAGCTTATGGGGTGTAAGGACTGCATTGACgtggaaaaaagtaattttaagcgtaagtttaaaatataaggTCAGTAAATGCAACAAGTGTAGCATCACACTTATTTGGACTCCTGAAATGAAGctcttaatttgtattttatctaAGCGTTAAGATTTCCCCAGTGAGCTTAAAATGGCAGTTAGTCTGGTGGGATGAAATTAATCATTACTAAAACAAGCTATATAATGATGAGAATTTTCCTAACATTATGCTAGGTGGTTAATTTATAATGATGAtactattactgttattttaaagctAGATTATTGAATCCTCTGGATAATAATGTTTGCGCAATGATGGAATAAGGCTCTTTTAGCCTGCATTAAGCTCATCGAGGTTTATATGATTCCTGTATTTTAGCCTGTGTGgccaaaattaattaatgacttGTATTATTCTGAGCAACACACAGCCTCACTAAGCGGAAAGACACTGTGTCTGTAAGGTTAATCTCTGTGTGGAAGAGGTATCTTGCATTTTTGTATGTTGTCAGCTCGATTAAGCCTCCAGGGACTTCTCTAAAGCATCTCAGGGATTTCTCTCAGTCTCTGCCTCCCTGGGAAGGTGTGATATGCAGGTGGTGGCTGAGCTGCCGCCTACTTCAGCCGACTTCACCTCGGGAAGAAGCTCTGGCATCGCTCTCCTGAGTAATTACCCAGCAGCTCCTGGGCGAATAGACTGGAAAACAACAGGCCGGGTGTGTTAAAATGGTCATTACAGCAATCACTTCAGAGAAGCGGCGCCACTTGTACAACCGCACAGGCTCCACCCAGCAGAAACACTTGCGGCAGAAATAGGCATCGCAATTATAACAACTATCCCCAACGAACTGGGACTCATCATCCACTTAAAGGTGAAGCCTACGCTTTCGGAGAATCTGAGCAGGAACAGATTCTGCCGTccgttagcattagcattagtcATGTTACCCGTTCGATCCGAAGTCCGGCGAGAGTGGCCGCCGGATACGGTAGCCTCAGAAACAGATGGCCGCGCTCCATTAATAGCCATCAGACGCACCCGCGGTGGAGTTCAGCCGCAAAAGCACGCGTCGCGTCTGCCAGGTGCTGGCTGCACACCAGGGAAGCAGCGGGAATCAGTTTGGCTTAATTAACCtgtaatttgaaaaataacagGAGAGCTCAAGTATCTAAGCTGGGTCAGGAAATGAGGGCTGGGAGAGGTCATATTATTTTACCTGTTTTAGCATATGTATGTAAGCTGTCTTTGCGCCTCTTGAAGGCTTTTGGGGAAGGGACAGGATCGTGGCAGCAGGACATACAAAGGGTCACCCGATTAAGCTACACAACTGCATCCTTTATCACTGCAGGTGAGAGTCATTAAACGGGTGTTTATAATTTACAAgccattacaaaaaatgttcagCTTACAAACAAAAGCAGAGTTTATCGATTCCGCTGCATTTAATGATTGCATTTGCGCGGCGTTTTGAACTGCTGAACTTATTTGCAAAACACTCCAAGTTAGAAGAAGCTTTTTTTGtagcatgtgtatatttttggcTGATACATGAGCTGAAGCATTATAAATTTTCTTTTCACCTGGTCATTATTTAAGATGCAAcagaaacaattttttataGGCAGACATTTTGCACACAGAAAATATCCCTACTTGACAGATATAACAGAAATAGGTGTGTTCTAGGATATGGCACTCGTCTCTATCCAAAGCTCTAGGTTGGAAGAATCTTGTTCACAGGAGGCTGTGTTTCGCTCGCGGAGGtgtacataaaaattaaaattctcatCTTATTTTATGCAATCTTATTCAAACCTGACAATACATACACTAACCAGTGAACCATGCAGAACTATGTGTCGAGCATTCAATAACATTACTTTGCCACTTCTTCCTTTACTTATAATTAAGATCTACCAAAATGGAATGAATAGCAACAAGTTTTGTTCTGCACAGCCTGCTGACACACTGTGGCTATCTATATCTGCTATCAAGCCAAGGACCTCTTCAGTTTTCAGAACTGCCAGAGTCTGCAGCTTATATTTGCTCTCCAAAACGTCAGCATAATACATCTTTACACGCTCCAAAAGTATAAAATTAGAGGAGTCAGCACTGCAGGCTTTGGTGATGGGTATGGTGCAAACTGTTTGCCGTATCATAGTCTTTTTTCCTGTATGCAAAGTTAACAAGCAACATGCTTCAGGACAAACATATATTCACAATaagcaaatatatacatgttgaGAAACGGGTTCTCAGGATTGTATCAGTAATGactaatgttaaatatttgtttgcagTAGGGCTTTTCTATACTCTACTCCATGTATTTTATAATTCCCATTGTTCCTGCTCTagtcaatataatatatacctGTTAGACAGATAAGATAGTAATGTAGTAATCAAAAATACTGTGCATCTCTATCTGCTCAAGAAAAGGCAAACGCtaaaataataagcaaaataaGCATTGGAAAATGCACAACGATGCAAATATGAGGATACAcatacaaaagaacaaaatattatagcactttataataacattcAGTTGCGTTGGTGACATTCATAAGTGATTAGTCGATGATGAACTAATCATTTTACCAAAGCGCATGCATAAGCAATTAACAGAGTGGGTATGCTAacagtttatgtatttttattctcatgcatacacattttaacatgattATTCTCTCAAATCattaatatgttatatgttaatattttcatcaaTGTTGTAGATTAAGTATAACGATTTGCAAATCTCTTGTTATCTTAAATAGcaccattaaatattaataatcctTAGTAAAACATTAgctacaaaaatatgaaaagaccTACTAATAATGGATACAAAACATCTACAACTGATGTAGAAGTAgtatattacttttatacatAACAGATTTTGGATACTGTGGCAGTGTGTACTGCGTGAAATGCTGGCGGCTGACTGATTGCAGAGGGTTAGATGACTTATTGTCATCTGACACTGATGAAGTATTTTTAGAAAGTAAGAGATAATAGTACaatgttattatttcatttttttttttttttataaatcaaataagGCTGAAAAACTAATCAAgatcaaatgaaataataatatgtgaaaTTCTTCAACATTtaattgtttctgttttctggtaattttattggatatttattttattttttatatctgtTTGT containing:
- the LOC122351738 gene encoding LOW QUALITY PROTEIN: titin-like (The sequence of the model RefSeq protein was modified relative to this genomic sequence to represent the inferred CDS: deleted 2 bases in 1 codon) produces the protein SQTVQFHVKVLDKPGPPEGPLHVTGVSSDKCTLIWRAPLDDGGNTITHYIIERRETSRLAWTVVCNDCKTTTYKVSKLLEGNEYIFRVMAANSYGVGEPIEAPSVIMKDPFSHPGSPQIIEVTNIAKDSMTICWSAPDTDGGSEILGYIIEKRDRSGIRWTRCNRQKVTDVCFRVHGLIEDHEYEFRVSAENAAGIGEPSLPTSYYKACDPKYKPGSPMHAHVVDTTKTSITVAWGKPLNDGGCAIQGYIVEICKAEEEEWTMCTPTGLRVNKFEITKLTEQQEYKVQICAINKLGVGEPAVIPGTAKPEDKLETPEIHLDSELRKGIVIRAGGSVRINVPFKGRPIPDIKWSKDEGELSEKTILEKGVNFTQLSIDSCDRRDSGKYTVTLQNSSGSVSEFVAVKVLDTPGAPLNLVVKDIKNDSVTLVWEPPLIDGGAKIKNYIVDKRESTKKSLCKYNNQVQQNNL